CAAGAGCCTCCTCGAGCAGCACCGCATGATCTACGGCGCGCTCGGGGATCTCATGTCGCGCATCCACGCGCTGGCGCTGCGCACGGAGCCGGCCGGAGAGGGTGCCGCATGAGCGACGTGATCAAGGAGATCGAGCGCGAGATCACCGAGAACCCGGTGGTCATCTACATGAAGGGGACGCCCCGCTTCCCGATGTGCGGCTTCTCGGCCGCGACGGTCGAGGTGCTGAACGACCTCGGTGTGCCCTTCAAGGCCATCGACATCCTCGCCGAGCAGGACAAGCGCGAGGGAGTGAAGCAGTTCACGCAATGGCCGACGATCCCGCAGGTGTTCGTGGGCGGCAAGTTCATCGGCGGCTGCGACATCGTGCGTGAGATGCACGCCAAGGGCGAGCTCGCCGGCCTCGTGCGCGCCGCCGTCGACAAGGCCTAGCTCCCCGGCGTGACGCCGGCGCAGGGCGCGAGCCGCCCGCGCTCGCGCAGCCAGTAGTGCGCGAGCTTCTCCCACTCGCGCAGCACGTACTTCGCGGCGCGCCGATCGCGCCACCAGGCTGCGGCCGGGAAGGGATCGTCGGGGGTGGCCACGACGGCGATCTCGGTCTCCGCCGGCAGGAGGCGCCGCAGGATGAGCCGCGCCCGGCGCGTGTGCGCCGGCGAGGTCACCACGACGAGCGTGCGCAGGTCGTGCCCGCAGGCCCATCGTGCGATCACGCTCGCCTCGCTCACCGTACTGTCGGCGCGCGTCGGCAGGACGGTGAGCGCGTCGGCCGGGACGCCGAGCCCGGCGAGCGCACGGCCGAGGCGCTCGTGCTCCTCCTCGAGATGCACGCCCAGTGCGCGCAGGGTGTCCTCCGCGGGGTGCAGGCGCGTGCGCGTGGTCACGATGCGCGGCGCCACGCCGGCCTTCCAGAGGCGCGCGGCCTCGAGCGCCCGGTCCGGAACCGAGCCGGCGAGCACCACGATCACGTCGGCGCGCGCCGGCAGCGGATCGGCGACCACGAGGAAGGTCCCCGCGCCGCGCATGGCGAGGAGCGCGAGCCCGACGAGCACCGCCGTCCCCGCCGCCCAACCTCGCCAGCGCATCGCACGGGCAGCGTAGGAGCGGGTAGGGGAGACGGTCAAGCAGCGGTGCTGCGCGGGTGTTGACGGCGCGCGCGGCGCGCGGCTCTGCTGGCGCCATGGACGTCGTGCACACCGTCACCGGGCCCTGCGCGCCCGCCGAGCTCGGCGTCACCCTGATGCACGAGCATCTGATGGTCGGCTGGCCGGGTTGGGAGGCCGAGGCGCTCGCCGATCGGGGACAGCGCCGCGAGTTCCAGCGTCGCTGCGTCGAGCGCCTCGCCGAGTTGGCGGCGCTCGGCGTGGGCACCCTCGTCGATCCCTGTCCCATCGATCTCGGCCGCGACGTCGAGTTCACCGCCGAGGTCGCGCAGCAGAGTCGCGTGCGCATCGTCTTCGCGACGGGCCTCTACAAGGAGGACCAGGGCGCCGCGCCGTACTTCAAGTTCCGCCGCCAGTTCGGCGACGCGGTGGGCGAGATGACGGCGCTGTTCGTGCGCGAGCTGACGGAAGGCGTGGGCGACACCGGGCTGCGCGCCGGCATCATCAAGGTGGCCACCGGGGCGCACCGGATCACGCCCTACGAGGAAGCGGTGCTGCGCGCGGCGGCACGCGCCCACGGCGCCACGGGGGCGCCCATCACGACCCATACGGACGAAGGCACGATGGGCCCCGAGCAGCTCGCCATCCTCGAGGAGGAGGGCGTCGATCCGTCGGCGGTGGTCGTCGGACACTCGTGCGGCGCGAGCGACGTCTCGTACCATCTGCGCATGCTCGACCGCGGCGCGTACCTCGGCTTCGACCGCTTCGGCCTCGAGCTGCTGCATCCGGATCGCGAGCGGCTCGCGGTGCTGATCGGGCTCCTGGGCGTGGGCTTCGAGCGCCAGCTCGTGCTGTCGCACGATACGGTCTGGTGCTGGCGTGGGCGTGCGCCGACGCTGCCGGCGGAGCTGCTGACCCAGTGGCGGCCGACCTACGTGCTCGACACCATCGTCCCGCGCCTGCGCGACGCGGGCGTGCCGGAGGCACGCATCCAGGCACTGCTGGTCGACAACCCGCGCCGCTACTTCGCCCGCGCCGGCACCGCGCGCTGCTGAGCGCGTCAGCCCGCACGCAGCACGACGACGCAGGCGTTCGCGCCGCGGCCGACCGTGTGCGCCAGGCCGACCCGGGCGTCCGCGACCTGGCGCGCGCCCGCCGCGCCGCGGAGCTGCCACGCCAGCTCGACGATCTGCCCGAGCGCGGAGGCGCCGAGCGGCTCGCCCTTCGACAGCAGGCCGCCGCTGGGATTCACCGGCAGCCGGGAGCCCATGCTGCCGCCGCCGCCGCGCACCCAGGCGCCGCCGCCGCCGCGTGGGCAGAGACCGAGCTCCTCGGCGGACAGGATGTGACGGGCGGCGTCGGTGTCCTGGAGCTCGACGACGTGGAGGTCCGCGGGACCGACGCCCGCCGCCTCGTAGGCGACGCATGCGGCCATCTCGCTCGGGGTCGGGCTGGCGTCGTCGGCGAGCCCGGCGAGCGGGGTGTGCTCGCCGAGGACCGAGCCGGGCAGATGCGAGCGCAGGACCGCCGCGAGGACGCGCACCGGCGGCGCGTCGCCCGGCCGCGACGAGAGCACGACCGCGGCGGCGCCTTCGTTCGGCGCGCACAGCATGAGCAGGCGCAGCGGATCGCACACGAGCGCCGACGCCAGCACCGCCTCGGCGCCGATCGGCTTGCGGTACATGGCGTACGGGTTGTGCACGCCGTGGAGATGGTTCTGCACCGAGACCGCGGCGAGGTCCTCGGCGCGCACGTCGCTCTCGCGCATGAGACGCTGGGCGCGCAGCGCGAAGTACGCCGGCGTCGCCGCGAGACCGGCCTCCTCGCGCCAGGGCTCGAAGAAGCTGGAGCGGATCATGCCGCGGGGCATCTTCTCGAGTCCGAAGACGAGCGCCGTGTCGCAGGCGCCGCTGGCGATCTGCGCGCTCGCGAGCGCGAGCGCGGCGCCGCCGCTGGCGCAGCCGGCCTCGACGTTCACCGTCGGGACGCCGGACAGCCCGAGCGCCGTCAGGACCTTGTGCCCCGTCGCCACGCCGCCGTAGACCGAGCCGCAGAACGCGGCCTGGAAGCCGCCGCGCCCGATCGCCGCCTCGGCGAGCGCGCGCTGCACCGCCACCATGCCGAGCGCGGTGAGGCTGGCGTCGGGGAAGCGGCCGAAGGCGTGCAGCCCGACGCCGGTGACGTAGACCGGCCTCACGCCTCCCCCTCGGGCGCAAACGCCCACGCTTCGACGGGCGTGCCGTCGTCGTCCGCACAGAGGGTCTCGACGACCAGCCGCATCGGCTGCCCGGCATGCAGGTGCCCGAGCCGCGTCTCGGTGAGCCGGGTGACGACGCGGAGCCCGATCCGATCGAGCTCGACCACCCCGAACCCGTACGGCAGCGTGCCGCGATAGCCGGGCGGACGGGTCGTCACCACCGTCCAGAGCCAGAGGCGGCCCGTCGGGCCGACCGGCTCGGCCGCCGCGCCGTCGGCCCCGCAGTACGGGCACACCGGGCTGGCGGGGAAGTGATGGCGGGCGCAGGAGCGACAGCGTCCCGCGAGCAGCCGGGCGCCGTCGGACGCGGCGACGAAGAGATCGGGCGCGACGGGGCGGGCATCCGACATGGCGCTCCCTACGAGCGCCCCGGCCATGACGTCAAGCGCCCGCCCGATGGTCGCAGATGGAAACGGAAATTTCTCGTCGCCGGCCGCACGCCGCTGTGCTAGCGGAGCGCCCATGTCCACCTCCGGCGCCGGCGCGACGCCTCGGGCGGCCGCACGGCGCCTGGCGCGTCTCTTCCTGCTCGCGTGTCTCGTCCCGGGTCCGATGGCGCACGCCACCGTGGCCGGCGACCTCTGCGCCCCGGCGGCGGATCCCTGCGTGATCGAAGGCACCCGGACGTTCACCGCGGGCTCCGTCGTGGACGTCGGCGCGCGCACGCTGGAGGTGGCGGCGTCGGCCCGCGTGACGCTGCCGGCGGGGACGGCCGTGCTGCGCGCGGGCAGCGTCCGCCTGCGTCCGGGCGCGCGTATCCAGGCCGGCGCGGACGGCGCCGCGCTCACCATCGAGGCGGCGGGCGACGTCGAGCTGCAGGCGCTCGGCAGCGTGCGCGCGCGGATCGACCTCTCCGGGACCCTCGTCGCCGGCGACCTCTCGATCGTCGCCGGGGGAACCGTGCGCCTCGACGGCGACGTCGCCGCCAGCGCGCCCGGACCCGACGGCTTGCCGGGCTACGTCACCATCGACGGCAGCGGCGACGTGCTGGCCGGCGGGGGCAGCATCGTCGTGCGCAGCGGCGCCACCAGCGGCGGCGGTACGGTCGAGATCTCGGCGGCCGGACGCCTCGCCCTGGGCGCCCGGGTCGACGTCTCCGGGGGGGAGTTCGGCGGCGGCGCGATCACGCTCGAGGGCGGCAGCGACGTCGCGGTCACGGCGGCGCTCGACCTGAACGGCGGTGGTGCCTACGGCGACGGCGGCGTGCTCGATGCGACCGCGGTGGCCGGCTCGCTCCAGATCCTGGGGGCGATCAGCGGTCGCGCCGCCGGCAGCAGCAGCGAGGGCGGTGGGCTCGGTGCGGACGTGACCCTCGTCGCCGGGCAGGGCGTGACCGTGTCCGCGGCGGTCACGGTGACGGGCGCGAGCCCGGACGGCTCCGGCGGCTCGTTCGTGGTCGACGCGGGGGCGAGCGCGCTGGTGACGGCGACGGTTCTTGCCGGTGCGAGCGGAGCCGAGTCGTGCGGCGGTGAGGTGGACATCCGCGCCGGGCGCGACGTCACCCTCGGTCGCGTCGACCTCTCCGCCGGCGGCTGCGGCGGTGGATTCTTCGCCGTCGACGCGCTCGGCACGGCGTCGCTCACGGGCCTCGTCTCCGTCGACGGCGCGACCAGCTTCGGCTCCGGCGGTCTCGTGACCATCGGGGCGCCGACGGTCAACGTGGGCGCCGTGGTGCGCGCCAGCGCGCCCGACGGCGGCTTCGGCGGCGCCATCGAGGTCGCCGGCTGCACGATCGGCATCGGCGCCGCGGGCGAGCTGCGCTCGAACGGCCTCGGCGCGCAGACGGAGATACGTGCGAGCGGCCTGGCCACCATCGCGGGACGGCTGTCGGCGACGGGCGGCCGTAACGTGCTCGCGTACCGTGACCCGGCGCTCGCACCGGTGGTCACGGGGATCGTCAACCCGGCGACGGTGGCGGTGCTCGCCCCGGACCTGCCCCCGTGCCCGCCGAGCGGCGCCGTCTGCGGCGACGGGGTGCCGGCGGGCGCCGAGCAGTGCGACGACGGCAACACGCTCGCCTGCGACGGCTGCAGCGCGAGCTGCCGCCTCGAGGCCTGCGGCAACGGCCGCGTCGAGTGCGACGAGGAGTGCGACGACGGCCCGCAAACCGGCCTGCCCGGGAGCGCCTGCGACGCAAGCTGCCGCGTCATCCCGTCCGCGGGCGGCGTGCAGTGGATCCCGGGGGGCCGCTCGCGCAACGCGTGCCTCCTCGAGTGGGCGGTGCGCAACCCGGCGGCGCCGATCGAGGACGGGTTCCCGTCGCCCGCGCAGCGCTGCATCGACGGCGATCCCGCCTGCGACGCCGACGGCGCCAGCGACGGCACCTGTCTCTTCCAGGTGGCGGCGTGCCTCGCGGCGGACGACCCGCGTCTGCCCGCGTGCCAGCCGGCCGGGGTCACGAACGTGACCCTGAAGACGCCGAACCCGCTCAAGGTGACGGCGGCGGCCGACGTCGCGCGGGCCGCCGCGCTCGTGCAGGCGCTCGCCGCGCTGGGCGTCACGGTGAAGGGCGGCAGCAACGTCGTCGTTCCCGGCGCGCCGGTGCTCGGCCGCGACCGCTGCACGGCGCCGGTTCTGCTGCCGGTCCCGCATGCGCCGGGCGCGGCCGCGACGGTGTCGCTCGAGGTCGCGGCGCAGTCGAGCGCCGGCGGCCGCATGCGGCGCAACGCCATCGACCTGGTGTGCGAGCCGAACCGCGCCGTCTGCGGCAACGGCACGATCGAGCTCGGTGAGCAGTGCGACGACGGCAACACCGCCGCGTGCGACGGCTGCTCGCCCGCCTGCCGCACGGAGAGCTGCGGCGACGCCGTGGTCGCCTGCGGCGAGGAGTGCGACGACGGCGCCGCGAACGGCACGCCGGCGAGCGGCTGCACCGCCGCGTGTACGTTCGTCGTGCCGGCGCTGCGCATCCCGGGCGGCGGCTCCAAGGCGACCGACTGCCACCTCGAGACGGCCGTCGCGCTCGCCGCGCCGGCCACGGACCGTACGGGACTGCCGTCGTCGAAGCAGACGTGCCGCGACGGCGATCCGGCGTGCGACCTCGACCCCGCCCCGGGCTCGTGCGCCTTCGCCACCTGGGCCTGCGTCGGCGGTGCCGATGCGCGGCTCGGCTGCGCGGCGGCGCAGATCACCAGCCTCGAGGTCCGCCGGCCCACGAGCCGCGACGGCGGGGCGCTCGCCGCGCTGCGCGCCGAGCTGCTGGACCATCTCGGTGGCTACGTCCCGGCAGGGCCCGGCGAGGTGTGCAGCCACCGCATGCTGCTGCACCTGCCCGCCGACAAGCGCTGGGCGAGGGTGCAGCTGCGCACGCGCGACGCCGCCGGCCGCTCGGACACCGACACCTTGCGGCTGCGCTGCGTGCCCTGAGCGGACTAGAGCGCTTCGAGGATCGTCGCCGCGCCCTGGCCCATGCCGCCGCAGATCGCCGCCATGCCGTAGCGTGCGCCCCGCCGCCGCATCTCGAGCGCGGTCGTGCCGACGAGCCGAGCCCCCGAGGCGCCGACGGGATGCCCGAGCGCACAGGCGCCGCCGTTGGGGTTCATGCGCTCGGGGTCGCGCAGCCCGAACTCGCGCATCACCGCGAGCGGCGCCGACGCGAAGGCCTCGTTCACCTCGACCACCGCCATGTCGTCCCACCCGAGGCCGCTGCGCTCGATGGCGCGGCGGGCGGCCGGGACGACGGAGTAGATGAGATCGGTCGGATGGCAGGCTCCGGTGGCGATGGTGTGGATGCGGGCGAGCGGGGCGATGCCGTGGCGCTGCGCCGCCTCGGCCGACATGACGAGGCAGACGGCGGCGCCATCCGCCTGGCCCGACGAGGTGGCCGCGGTGATGCGGCCGTCCCCGCGGTACACGGGAGCGAGGCCGGCGATCTTCTCGTAGGTCGTGTCGGCACGCGGTCCCTGGTCGTCCTCGACCCGGATCGCGTTGCCGTCGAGATCGAGGCCATCGACCGGCACGATCTCCTCGCGCAGCCGGCCGCGGGCGGCGATCGCGCGCTCGTGGCTGCGCAGCGCCCAGCGATCCATCTCCTCGCGCGTGATGCCGTAGCGGTCGCAGAGGCGCTCGGCGCCCTGACCACCGTTCAGCTCGATCGGGTTCACGAGGTCGAAGAGCTTCGGGTTCGGGTTCATGGCGGCCAGCATGTGGCCGCCCTCCTTGATGACCGCGTCCATGTCCATTCCGTCCTTGATGGTGGGGATGCGGAAGTGCGTCATGCTGTCGAGCCCGCCGGCGATGAAGACGTCGCCGAGGCCGCATTGCACCTGCATGGTCGCGAGGTGGACCGCCATCATCGCCGTGGTGCACGCGCGCTCGATGCTGGTGCCGACGACGTGATCCGGGAAGCCGGCGAGAAAGGGGACGGCCGTGCCGGGATGGGCCTGCTCGCCCATCATCTCGACGGCGCCGAGGATGACGCCGTCGACGTGGCCCTTCTCGATGCCGGCGCGCTCGACGAGGGCGTTCAGCGCCACGACGGCCAGGTCGTCGGAGCGCACGGCGCGGAACACGCCGCGGCGCGGATCGGCCCGACCGAAGGGCGTACGAACGTAACCGGCGAGGACGGCGTCGCGGAGAGCGGCCATGGGCGCCGCGTCTACCGCACGCCGCTTCTCACTGGCAAACGCCGTTGAAGCACACCTTGCCGTTCGCCCCGCACGGGGTGAAGTTCGGAAGCTGGCTGTGCCCGCAGGTCGCGACCGGCGCCTCGATCGGACCGTTCAGGGTGCAGAAGTCCGCCGTGCAGGGGTTCGCGTCGCTGCACAGCTGCGACGCACCCGAGGTGCAGATGCCCTGCTGGCAGGCGTCGAGCGTCGTGCAGGGGCTGGCGCCGGCACACGAGGTGCCGTTCGGCAGGGGCGTCTGCTTGCAGCCGAGCACCGGATCGCAGGAGCCCGCGGTGCACGGGTTCGCATCGTCGCAGTCGACCGCCGTGCCGCCGATGCAGGTGCCGCGGATGCAGGCGTCGCCCTGGGTACAGGCGTTCTCGTCCGTGCAGGCGGCGCCGTTCTCGAGCGGCGTACGCTTGCAGCCGGTGGCGGGCACGCAGGTGTCGGTGGTGCAGCTGTTGTCGTCGTCGCAGTTGCGTGCCGGCCCGCCGACGCAGACGCCGCCCTGGCAGGTGTCGTTGGTCGTGCAGAGGTTGGCGTCCGAGCAGCCGCTGCCGTCCGGGCGCGGCTCGTTCACGCAGCCGCGGGCCGGGTCGCAGTCGCGCGTGCAGGGATTGCCGTCGTCGCAGCTGGGCGGCGTGCCGGGGACGCAGATGCCCGCCTGGCAGGTCTCCTCGCCGTCGCACTTGTCGCCGTCGTCGCAGTCCGCATTGCTCTCGCAGCGGCAGCGGCACTGGCCGGGCTGCCCTAGCTCGATGCGTCCGAGGCCGCTCGGGTCGCCCGGGATGCAGTCGCCCGGGCAGGCGGCGTCACCGTTCGGCGCCGAAAGATCACACTCCTCGGCGATGCTGCGCTGCCCGTCGCCGCAGCCGCCCTGGAGCGCGACCACCGCCCGCTTCGAGACGGTGACGCGATCGGCGATGATCCGCCCGATGACGGTCGCGCTGGCGCCGACGCCGACCTTGCCGCCGGGTACGCGCACCTGCGCCACGACCGTGGCCCCGCGGCTCAGCTTCATGGCGGCGCCGGCGACGTTCACCTGGATGTCGCCGGCCAGCAGCGGCTCGCCGGCCGAGGGCCCGAGGTAGCCGCGGCCGGCGATGCCGATGCGCTCGCGCACGTTGACCACCACGGCGTTGTCCGCGCTCACGCGACCCTCGAACGCCACCTTGAGAGCCGCGATGTCGTAGCGTCCGACGCCGGCTCCGCCGGTGTAGCCGCGCAGTCGGAGGCGGCCCCCGCTCGCCACCGTCAGAGCGCCGTACCGGCCGGGGGACAATATCCGGGTCTGGCCGGCGGCCACGCTGATGTCCTCGGTACCGGCGGTGAAGGACGCGAAGGCGGGGAGGGTGGCGAACACCAGCGGTGTCCGGAACGGGTAGGGACCTCCACCGGCCAGGTTCGCGTCCCTGGCCACGATCGGGTCGTTGGCGAAGAGGCGACCGAGGTTGGCGCGGGAGAGAACCTTCGTCTTGTCCCCGACCACGTGGCCGGTGACAGGCAGCGCACCGTCCTTGCCGAGGGCGAGGAAGCCGTCGGCGGCGGTCGCCGCGATGCTGCCCCCGACGATCACCGTGCTGCCGCCCAGCTTCACCTGCTTGCCGCCGATGATGGCGTAGGCGCGGAAGTCGCCGAGCGGGACCGCGCAGGTGCAGCGCTCGATCACCGGCGGCAGGATGCAGGCGCCGGGGCAGGCGGCGTCACCGCCGGGCGCGGAGGCGTCGCACGCCTCGGCCGGCTGCTTGATCCCGTCGCCGCAGACGGCGTGTGCGGTCCGTGCCAGCGGCGGCACACATGCAAGGAGGCCGAGCAGGATGGTCGAGGTGAGACGAGTCCGCATGGACCACGCCGCAAGGCAAGACACGTGCCATGAGCGTTGCGGCGATTACCCGAAAAACCTGAGGAAACTCAGCCACGCGGGCATGTTTCGCGAGCGGTAGCGCACGACAGCGCGGAGCCGCGATGCCCCTCCGACCAGGGGACGAGGAGGGTCGGTCGAGGCCTCGAGGGAGGTGAGCGGATGCGAGGAATTCGCAGCGACCGCGTTGCGGGAGTGCAGGTTTCGGGCGGTCATGTCGGGTGGTTCCCCCACTTCGTCGGAGCGCAGCACACACAGCGCCTCCGCCGGCGGATGGAAATGTTCCTGGATTTCAGCCGGTTACACCTTGCCTCGACGCACCTGGTCGTGGCATGGTTCCTGCTCGATGGGAGGCCGTATGCGTGTGGGGACGAAGATTACATCGACACTTTCGGTACTTACGGCCATCGTTGGGATGGGCGTGCTGCCCGGGACGGCACACGCGCTTCACCGCGAGACACCCGGGGCGGTGCAGATCACCAACGGTGTGTCCCACGTCCACTCGACCGGTCGATCGTGGGGCAACTACCTCACGTTCGTCTCGAGCCAGGACCTCGCGGGCACCGGCAACACGACGAAGCAGGTCTTCGTCTTCAACCTCGCCGCCTACGACTGCGCGAAGGGGACGACGGTGCCGACCACGCCGTGCCCGCCGGCGACGACGCCCCATATCTGGCAGCTGACCACGGGCAACGGCCAGCCGGACAACCCGAGCGCCGGCACCCCGTCCAACGGCGCCACCATCGGCGACCTGTGGGTGGCCTTCGACGCGCTCGGCTCCTTCTCCGTGCCGGGCGCGCTGAGCCCGCTCAGCGGAGCGGCCGGCAACCGCCGGCAGATCTACCTCGCCAACCTGAAGACGGGCGAGTACCGCCGCGTCACGACGGCGGCGGACGGCGACAGCATCCGCCCGTCGGTGAACGTGCTCGCCGGCGTCGTGGTGTTCGAGTCGACTGCCACCGCGCTGAGCGGCATGCAGAACCCGAGCGGCACGTCGCAGGTGTACGCCTATCAGAAGGGCAACGGCGCGATCACGCGCATCTCCCAGTGTGCGACCGGCCCGTGCAACGCGAGCGGCAACAGCCGGTTCCCGAACACGAACCGGGACGGTACGAGGATCGTCTTCGAGTCGACGTCCGACCTCATGGGCAACGGGCACGACACCGGGGTCTGGCAGATATACTTCGCGGACTTCGCCAAGAACGGGAACCCCCCGAGCAGCACGCTGTACCGGCTGACCAACGGCAACGCCTCGAGCCACAACCCGCACATCGCCGAGAACGGCCCCGTGGTCGCCTTCGACACCACCGCGACGAACCTCCCCGGCGTCGCCGGTGGCGCTGGCCGCCGGGTCGTGCTCGCCAACGTCTCGACGCCGGCGGCGCCCACCTTGCTGGGCATCACGACCCCCGAGGTCTACGGCGACTGCAGCTACCCGGCACTCAACCCCGGCGCGACCGCCACCGGCGCCACCCAGTTCCAGGCACGCGTACCCATGATCTGCACCGGCGACCCGCTGCAGAACGGTACGACCGGGAACCGGGCGTTCGTCTACGACACCACCGGCACGCTGAACCAGATCACCGGCGCCGGCGACGTGCAGGGCCCGCTGGCGGCGAACCTCGGCCTCTGGTTCATGACCGTCGCCACCAGCAGCGATCTCACCGGCGGCGGCGTCTGCGGCTATCAAATCTACTCGATCAACTACAACGTCGAGCAGAACCCGAACACCGGCTGGCTCCCTGCGACGCAGATCGGCCAGCTGCCGCCCGA
The genomic region above belongs to bacterium and contains:
- the grxD gene encoding Grx4 family monothiol glutaredoxin produces the protein MSDVIKEIEREITENPVVIYMKGTPRFPMCGFSAATVEVLNDLGVPFKAIDILAEQDKREGVKQFTQWPTIPQVFVGGKFIGGCDIVREMHAKGELAGLVRAAVDKA
- a CDS encoding YdcF family protein, which gives rise to MRWRGWAAGTAVLVGLALLAMRGAGTFLVVADPLPARADVIVVLAGSVPDRALEAARLWKAGVAPRIVTTRTRLHPAEDTLRALGVHLEEEHERLGRALAGLGVPADALTVLPTRADSTVSEASVIARWACGHDLRTLVVVTSPAHTRRARLILRRLLPAETEIAVVATPDDPFPAAAWWRDRRAAKYVLREWEKLAHYWLRERGRLAPCAGVTPGS
- a CDS encoding phosphotriesterase-related protein, which codes for MDVVHTVTGPCAPAELGVTLMHEHLMVGWPGWEAEALADRGQRREFQRRCVERLAELAALGVGTLVDPCPIDLGRDVEFTAEVAQQSRVRIVFATGLYKEDQGAAPYFKFRRQFGDAVGEMTALFVRELTEGVGDTGLRAGIIKVATGAHRITPYEEAVLRAAARAHGATGAPITTHTDEGTMGPEQLAILEEEGVDPSAVVVGHSCGASDVSYHLRMLDRGAYLGFDRFGLELLHPDRERLAVLIGLLGVGFERQLVLSHDTVWCWRGRAPTLPAELLTQWRPTYVLDTIVPRLRDAGVPEARIQALLVDNPRRYFARAGTARC
- a CDS encoding thiolase family protein, with the translated sequence MRPVYVTGVGLHAFGRFPDASLTALGMVAVQRALAEAAIGRGGFQAAFCGSVYGGVATGHKVLTALGLSGVPTVNVEAGCASGGAALALASAQIASGACDTALVFGLEKMPRGMIRSSFFEPWREEAGLAATPAYFALRAQRLMRESDVRAEDLAAVSVQNHLHGVHNPYAMYRKPIGAEAVLASALVCDPLRLLMLCAPNEGAAAVVLSSRPGDAPPVRVLAAVLRSHLPGSVLGEHTPLAGLADDASPTPSEMAACVAYEAAGVGPADLHVVELQDTDAARHILSAEELGLCPRGGGGAWVRGGGGSMGSRLPVNPSGGLLSKGEPLGASALGQIVELAWQLRGAAGARQVADARVGLAHTVGRGANACVVVLRAG
- a CDS encoding OB-fold domain-containing protein — its product is MSDARPVAPDLFVAASDGARLLAGRCRSCARHHFPASPVCPYCGADGAAAEPVGPTGRLWLWTVVTTRPPGYRGTLPYGFGVVELDRIGLRVVTRLTETRLGHLHAGQPMRLVVETLCADDDGTPVEAWAFAPEGEA
- a CDS encoding DUF4215 domain-containing protein; protein product: MSTSGAGATPRAAARRLARLFLLACLVPGPMAHATVAGDLCAPAADPCVIEGTRTFTAGSVVDVGARTLEVAASARVTLPAGTAVLRAGSVRLRPGARIQAGADGAALTIEAAGDVELQALGSVRARIDLSGTLVAGDLSIVAGGTVRLDGDVAASAPGPDGLPGYVTIDGSGDVLAGGGSIVVRSGATSGGGTVEISAAGRLALGARVDVSGGEFGGGAITLEGGSDVAVTAALDLNGGGAYGDGGVLDATAVAGSLQILGAISGRAAGSSSEGGGLGADVTLVAGQGVTVSAAVTVTGASPDGSGGSFVVDAGASALVTATVLAGASGAESCGGEVDIRAGRDVTLGRVDLSAGGCGGGFFAVDALGTASLTGLVSVDGATSFGSGGLVTIGAPTVNVGAVVRASAPDGGFGGAIEVAGCTIGIGAAGELRSNGLGAQTEIRASGLATIAGRLSATGGRNVLAYRDPALAPVVTGIVNPATVAVLAPDLPPCPPSGAVCGDGVPAGAEQCDDGNTLACDGCSASCRLEACGNGRVECDEECDDGPQTGLPGSACDASCRVIPSAGGVQWIPGGRSRNACLLEWAVRNPAAPIEDGFPSPAQRCIDGDPACDADGASDGTCLFQVAACLAADDPRLPACQPAGVTNVTLKTPNPLKVTAAADVARAAALVQALAALGVTVKGGSNVVVPGAPVLGRDRCTAPVLLPVPHAPGAAATVSLEVAAQSSAGGRMRRNAIDLVCEPNRAVCGNGTIELGEQCDDGNTAACDGCSPACRTESCGDAVVACGEECDDGAANGTPASGCTAACTFVVPALRIPGGGSKATDCHLETAVALAAPATDRTGLPSSKQTCRDGDPACDLDPAPGSCAFATWACVGGADARLGCAAAQITSLEVRRPTSRDGGALAALRAELLDHLGGYVPAGPGEVCSHRMLLHLPADKRWARVQLRTRDAAGRSDTDTLRLRCVP
- a CDS encoding thiolase family protein; the protein is MAALRDAVLAGYVRTPFGRADPRRGVFRAVRSDDLAVVALNALVERAGIEKGHVDGVILGAVEMMGEQAHPGTAVPFLAGFPDHVVGTSIERACTTAMMAVHLATMQVQCGLGDVFIAGGLDSMTHFRIPTIKDGMDMDAVIKEGGHMLAAMNPNPKLFDLVNPIELNGGQGAERLCDRYGITREEMDRWALRSHERAIAARGRLREEIVPVDGLDLDGNAIRVEDDQGPRADTTYEKIAGLAPVYRGDGRITAATSSGQADGAAVCLVMSAEAAQRHGIAPLARIHTIATGACHPTDLIYSVVPAARRAIERSGLGWDDMAVVEVNEAFASAPLAVMREFGLRDPERMNPNGGACALGHPVGASGARLVGTTALEMRRRGARYGMAAICGGMGQGAATILEAL